The following are encoded together in the Trichomycterus rosablanca isolate fTriRos1 chromosome 19, fTriRos1.hap1, whole genome shotgun sequence genome:
- the gss gene encoding glutathione synthetase — translation MDCNGIPNEVLQNEELIKYLEEIAKDTALLHGILMRTKESPNSSEVVSYAPFTLFPSPVPKSFFHQALKVQTHYNRLVDRISQNPHYLEEALASTIKVDDFTKRLFNIYRQVQQEPQSKTIVLGLNRSDYMIDQTADGKTALRQIEINTIAASFGGLSSRTPDVHRHILKVAGRLEDSKLILDNNPAAGLAKGLAKAWELYGSEKAVVMFLVEDVQRNIYDHRYVENELWSRNIPVIRRQFEDVSRRGSLDQNKKLFVDGQEVAIVYFRNGYVPQNYKTEQSWEARLMMERSCAVKCPDISTHLVGTKKVQQELARPGVLESFFLDEPGTVAEIRATFAGLYTLDMGEEGDQTVTMALANPDRYVLKPQREGGGNNIYGDEICRVLERLKNSSERTTYILMDKVQPKPTYNYLLRKDEPLRLKTCLSELGVFGAYVRKGTEMVMNECVGHLLRTKSSEHADGGVAAGVAVLDNPLLV, via the exons ATGGATTGTAATGGGATTCCAAATGAGGTCTTACAAAATGAAGAATTAATTAAATACTTGGAGGAGATAGCAAAAGACACTGCACTGCTACATGGGATATTAATGCGCACCAAAGAATCTCCAAACTCTTCTGAG GTGGTGAGCTATGCACCGTTTACACTCTTTCCCTCACCAGTGCCCAAATCATTCTTCCACCAAGCTCTCAAAGTCCAAACTCATTATAATCGCCTAGTAGACAGAATCAGTCAAAATCCACATTACCTGGAGGAGGCTCTAgccag CACCATCAAAGTTGATGATTTCACTAAAAGACTCTTCAACATTTACAGACAAGTTCAACAGGAGCCTCAGAGCAAg ACAATAGTTCTTGGACTGAATCGTTCGGATTACATGATTGATCAGACAGCTGATGGAAAAACCGCCCTAAGGCAAATTGAAATTAACACTATTGCGGCCAGTTTTGGAGGCCTTTCCTCACGCACACCAGATGTTCATCG ACACATTCTTAAAGTTGCTGGTCGGTTAGAGGACAGTAAACTGATTCTGGATAACAATCCAGCTGCAGGTCTGGCCAAAGGCTTGGCAAAGGCGTGGGAGCTCTATGGCTCTGAAAA AGCTGTGGTGATGTTTCTAGTTGAGGATGTTCAAAGAAACATTTATGATCATCGATATGTGGAGAATGAACTTTGGTCAAG AAACATTCCTGTGATTAGAAGACAGTTTGAAGATGTTAGCAGAAGGGGATCTTTGGACCAGAACAAAAAACTTTTTGT AGATGGACAAGAGGTTGCAATTGTTTACTTCCGTAATGGATATGTACCTCAAAATTACAAAACTGAACAA AGCTGGGAGGCTCGGTTAATGATGGAGCGCTCATGTGCTGTGAAATGTCCAGACATAAGTACCCACCTTGTTGGCACCAAGAAGGTTCAGCAGGAGCTGGCACGACCTGGTGTCCTTGAGAGTTTCTTTCTTGATGAGCCAGGAACAGTGGCTGAGATCCGTGCCACTTTTGCTGGCTTGTACACGTTAGACATG GGGGAGGAAGGAGACCAGACTGTGACAATGGCTTTGGCCAATCCAGACCGTTATGTGCTGAAACCACAACGAGAGGGAGGAG GGAACAACATTTATGGAGATGAGATATGCAGAGTGCTGGAACGCTTAAAAAACAGCTCAGAGAGAACCACCTACATTTTGATGGACAAAGTTCAACCAAAGCCCACATACAACTACTTGTTGCGAAAGGACGAGCCATTGAGGCTGAAAACATGCCTCAGTGAACTGGGTGTTTTCGGAGCTTATGTTAG GAAGGGTACAGAGATGGTGATGAACGAGTGTGTGGGACACCTACTTAGAACCAAAAGCTCAGAACATGCAGATGGGGGTGTTGCTGCTGGAGTTGCGGTGCTTGACAATCCATTGCTGGTTTAA